The Campylobacter concisus sequence AAGCAAGGCATGCCCGCAGATGAAAAGACTAGGCACAAAGCTAGGAATGTAAGTGAAAAAGGTCTTAAAATTTGGTCTTATTTTGGCTATGGGCTTTATGCTTAGTGGTTGCTGGTCGTGGCAAAAGATGGTAAGCTTTGGCTTTTGGCAAAGTGATGAAGAGGCTAGGACGGAGCGTATTGAGCTTGAAAAAGAGAAGATGATGCAAAACTGCGAGAGTGGAAATAATATCGACTGCAACAACCTAGCTGTAAATTTTAGCAACGAAAAAGACTTTGTAAAAGCAAAAGACTACTACGAAAAAGCTTGCAATGCTGGGCTTGCTACGGCTTGCTCAAATTTAGGTCAAATCTATGAGCAAGGGCTTGTTAATGAGCAAAAAGATATGGAAAAAGCTCTAAAGCTTTATAAACTAGCTTGTGATAGTGGCGATGGCGTTGGCTGTTATAATGAGGCTATGGGGCTAAAATCCTACATCGAAAGCGAAAATTTAAAGACTCATAAGATAGATAGAAACAAGGCTGAGGCTAGAGTGCTAAGGCTTTTGGCTAAGAGTTGCGAACTTGAGTATGCTCAGTCGTGCTTTTTGCTTGCAAAGCTAAGCGGGGACGAAACAAAGGCGGACGCACTTTACAAAAGAGCCTGCCAGCTTGGCAAATGTGTGGATAGAAAATAAGGGATAAAATTGCTTTTTAACTCATATGCCTTTATATTTGTATTTTTACCACTTGTATTTTTTGTATATTTTTTTCTAAATAAAAAGAGACTAAGCACTCTTGCAAAAGCTTTTTTAGTGAGTGCTAGTTTATTTTTTTATGCTTATTGGAGTGTTTATTATCTGCCGATTTTACTAGGAAGCATTATCTTTAACTTTTTTATTTCAAAATTTCTTGCAAAACATCATAGTAAAGCTATTTTAGTTTTTGGTATAGTTTGCAATCTCGCTTTACTTGGATATTTTAAATATGCTGATTTTTTAATTTCAAATTTAAACGCTATAGCAAATACAAATTTAAGTCTACTTCATATCGCTTTGCCGCTAGCACTTAGTTTTGTCACATTTCAGCAAATAGCATATCTAGTGGATAGTTATAACAAGCAGACAAAAGAGAATAGTTTTTTAAACTACTGCCTTTTTATAACATTTTTTCCACAGCTTATTGCTGGTCCGATAGTGCATCACAAAGAAATGATGCCTCAGTTTACAAATAAATTTAATCTTATAAAAAACTATAAATTTATAGCTCTTGGGCTTTTTGTTTTTAGCATGGGGCTATTTAAGAAGAGTGTGGTTGCTGATATTTTTTCGATTTTTACAAATACTGGATTTGATGTGGAAGGAAATTTGACTTTTCTGCAAGCATGGGCGACGTCACTTTCATATACCTTTCAACTTTATTTTGATTTTAGTGGTTATTGTGATATGGCGATAGGTCTTGCGCTACTTTTTAACATAAGGCTTCCCATAAATTTTAACTCCCCGTATAAGGCTTTAAATATTCAGGATTTTTGGCATAGGTGGCACATTACACTATCATGTTTTTTAAGAGACTACATATATATCCCACTTGGGGGAAATAGGGGGGGGGCAGAGCCGTACCTATCTAAATTTGTTTTTGGTATTTTTGATAGGCGGTCTTTGGCATGGGGCTGCTTGGACATTTGTTGTTTGGGGTGCTTTACATGGTGTTGCTATTGTTATTCACAGATGTTGGCAAAAGTTAAATTTTAAATTAAATAAAATCATTGCTTGGATCATCACCTTTAACTTTGTAAATTTTACATGGATATTTTTTAGGGCAAAAAGCTTTGAAGATGCCATGAAAGTGATCCGAGGGATGTTTTTTGGTGAGTTTAAAATAGACGTTAACTATCTTGAGATATTTTTTGTCGTTTTAGCTTTTTTGGTTGTTTTGCTTTTTAAAAACTCTATGCAAATGGCATTTGATAAGAAATTTAAATTTACTATCTGGCAAATTTTTGCAACATCTTTCTTTTTATTTATATCAATCTTGGTAATTAGGCTTAATAATGCGAGTGAATTTTTATACTTTAGATTTTAAGAAAAAAATATTTCTATGCCTGTCTTTGGTAGTATTTGCTATGGTTGGGCTTGATGTTGTACTTTATGTTTTTGCAGAAAGTAGAACAAGTAAGACAAATTTCGTTGATAATAAAATTTCAAAAGCGGAGCACTTTAAGATAAATAGCGAAAAACAAAAGGATATCGTTTTTGTTGGAAGCAGTAGGACGTTTAATCATATTTCAACAAACATTTTTAAAGAAAATAATATTGGTATTTATAATTTTGGCGTTTCTGGAAATTTTATAGGTGACTATCCTTTTATTGTAAATGCTATTAAAAAAGTTGGTGCAAAAGAGGTTGTTGTTAGTATAAGAGTTAGCGATCTTTTTAAAGATTATATTGAGAGAGATGTCAAAATTTATACCACTGATGAACTAATGGCAAATTTTGGCACAAATAAGATAACGTTTTTAAAAACACTGCCAGATTATTTAGCAAGCTTGCATTTATTTTTAAGATACTCTGAAGCTATCTATAATAGAGTAATTATGACTTATGGTAAATTTACACCAAAGACTGCAACCAATGTAAATAATTTTAGTGTAGAAAATTTCTTTAATATTGAAGCAAATAGTGATTGCGAGCTAATTAACACAAGTGAAGTAAATTCAAATTTTACAAAAGACAAAAAGATTATTGTTGCAAAATGTAGCAATGGTGATAATATACTTTTTGCAAATACAATACCGAGAGAGAATTATGGCAAGGTTATTGAATTAAAAGAGCTGAATTTAAACACATTAAAATACATGCAAAATTATATAATAGATCCACTGGTTAAAAACGGCATGAAAGTAATTATTTTACTTGAACCAATGTTTGATGGAATGAGACTTCAATATAGTATAAATGAAATAATATCAGCCATCAAAAATGCCAAAATTGTTGATCTTACAAATTTAAAATTTGGCGATGAAGAATTATCTGATTGGGAACATTTAAACTATCTTGGTAGAAAAAGATATAGTGAGTTTTTGGTTAAACTTTATCTTAACGGTGGACTTTAGTTTCTTACTTCAACCCAAAAACTTTTATATTAAAAGTAGTATGGATTTTATCCTTTTCGCCTTTCATGACGATAGGAAATTCGGTCTTTACGATACTGTCATAGCTGCTAAGCGCATCTAAAAAGTCATAAAATTTTTGTGGCGTCCTTAGAGAGCTAGTTACATTTAGACGAAATCTAAAAAATTTCTCACTAGCATTATTATCACTTTCTTCTATTTTACTAAGGCTTACTTCACTGAAAAATTTAGAGGCAAATTCTATAAATTTATCTTTATCAAATTTATTCTCAAAAGCTGAAATGATAGCTCCATCTTTTTGTTTGGTTGCTTCAAGAGCTTTAAATTTGGCTTCAAATTCATTTTTTACTTTTGTGTAAGATGAGGTTTGTGAATAATTTTGTCTAGTTAGGCTTTTAAATTCTTTTATATTTGGGACGATAAAACCAAATATCATAATGAAGCAAACTACAATAAAAGCAAATATAAAAAGTAAAAGCTTGACGGGATCTATTTTTTCTAAGCTCGTATCTTTTTTACTCATTATATCCCTCAGAATTATCAATTTTATTTGTGCTTATAAAGCCGTACCAGCCGTTTTTACTTTGATAAAAGCTAGTATTTGAAGTCGTAAAAATAGATCTTAAAGGTGAAGCTAGAAGCTGATTAAATACATCTTTTGTCGGCGTTATACCACGAATGATGAGTGAGTTTTTATCCATAAAAACCTCTTCAAGCGTTATGCTGTCAGGCACTAGGTCAAAAAGATTGTGCAAGCTTTGCTTGAGAATAGAATTTGACGTGAAGATATCATTTGCAGATTCTATTTGTACGGTGAGCTTAGCTGAAATTTCATCTGTTGTGACTATTTTTTGACTAAGTTCTTTTTGCTCATTTGATAAAAAATTTATATTTTTTTCAATTGAATAATTTTTATAGAGTATAAAGAAATTTGTTGCCAAAAGAGCTACAAACACAAAGCTTATAAGGCTTAGCCAAATTTTGCTAAAGATAGATATAAGTGGTCTTGGTTCCAGAGTAATAAAGCTAAATCTCATAATATTATCTCTTCTTGCATGATTTCATTCATAATATGATTTGTATTCACTGGATACACCGAAGTCTCCACTAAAAGCTCAGATTGCAGATATTGTAAAAAGGTTGCACTTGTTTTTGTATTTTCAAAAACAATTATTTGTTCAATAAAATCACCGCCGTAGAGAGGATTTTCGTAAAATTCTTTTACAGCCTTTACGATGTAATCAAACATCTTCATGTCATACCCAAAAATAGCAACCGATCTTTCTACATTTGTAGAAGCTGGCATGTTTAGTTCATAGTTTAGATCTTCAAATTCTTTTGGCTTATCATCACTTAAAAAATCATCTAAACTTTTAAAATCATCAAGCGACGTTGCGTCATTTTCTTCTTTAATGATTAAGTTATCAATATCTGTTATATCTTCTTCTTTTAGGCTTTCAGCTTCCTGATTAGTTTCCTCAATACCAGCCATATTTAAAAAAGTGGATAACTTCATTTGTTTATCTTTAAATATCGCAAGCGTAAACGAATGTGCATGGATATAAAGATAAAGTGTAGTTTTTGGAGAAATTCCGCGTTTTAAAAGCTCGTAAAAGAGTAGGGCAATAGGTGAGTAGATGAGATCCACGCTATCTTGTCCAAATAAATTTTTATATTTTTTTATAGCATTTAAATTTGCATAAATACTCCAGCTATCCTGCATGATAAGGCTTGTAAGATTTTTAGTATTTATATTAAATTTTTTGTATTCATCAAAGCTAACACTAGGAAGTGCGCCTTGCGAGTCGTCGTTAAAAAAAACTGAGACATATACGCCAAAATATGCTTTTTCTTGCTCTTCTATGTATTTTATGATTTTCTCATCGATATTATCGATATTTATATCTGTAAATTTAGCGTTTATGGTTTTTAAAAGTTTGCCATTTCTAAAGACCTGACCGAAGAATATGCACTCATTGCCCTCCAACACGACGCTTAAAAAAAGGTTAGAAAAAAGCTTTTTGACGCTAAAAGACATAAATCTCCTAAATTTAGTGCATAATTTTCGTTATGGTAGCTAAAAAGGGATTAAATAAGTTTAAAACAGCTCGTTTTTAAGCTTAACGAAAATCTCTTTTGTATTTAAAGCTTCATTTTTTAGCTCACTATCAAGTAAGGCCGAGTTTTTAAGGTCGTCAAAATCCTCTATCATCACATCACACATCATCTTAATGCGTTCACTATCAGCCTTGCTGATGCTACTTTGGCTCATTTTTTTGATACGCTCAAGATACTCTTTGCCATTTTTTATGTATGAGCTAAATTTGATAGCAGCCTTGCTTTGATTTAGCACAGTATTTGCCATTTTGTTATAAATATCTATATCAAGTGCTTTTTGGCTTAAATTTAAAGCCTTTTCATATTCTTTGTTTTCGTATAAAAATTTTGCTTCAAGGGCGAGTTTGTAGGAGTTGTCGCTATAAAAAAATAGTCCGAATAAAACAATTAGAAAGATGGCTATAAAAATAGATAGTTTATTTTTCATAAATTTCATCCAAAATTTCTTTTATCTCGTCTCTTATTTGCGGATTTTTATGCGCATACTTTTTCCACCAAATTTTTAAATTTGCTCTAAAGTCCTCTTGGTTTTGCTCCACGCTCTTACCACCGTCGTTTTGCGAGGCCTGCCAAAGCTCGTTTTGTATCTTCTCTTTTGCCTCTTTTTGATCTAAATTTGCCACGCTAAAAGGGGCTGAGAGGCTAAAATTTATAGTTGAAAATGGCTTTGGAAGTATCATCTTATCCCAGCTTTTAAACTCCCAAAACGAGCTTGTTTCAAAATTTAGAGCATAAATTTCACAAGATGACTTTTGTGCGATCACAGCAGCTCCGTCTGCCACGCTGTGCCTTGGTCCTCTTGGACCATCTGGCGTGATGATGACGTCGTGGCCTTGCTTTATCTCTCTTAGAGCTTCTATCAGTGCTCTTGCGCCACCTTTTGAGCTGCTGCCTCTAATGGTGCCGATGCCAAAAAATTTGATTATTCTAGTGATTAGCTCGCCATCCTTGTGGTCGCTGATTATCACCTTACCTTGTTTTCTATTTTGTCTGCTCCACCAGCGTCTATAGGCAAAGCTCATAAAGCTAAGTCTGCCATGCCAAAAGACTACGACGCAGCCATTTTGTGGTAAGAAATTTGGAGTGTAGCTCTTTTTGCAGGTTAGAAAAATGAGCCACATCAAAATGTAGATGAAAAAGACGCCAATGCTTAGGGCGACCTTTTCAAAGACGTTTTTAAATTTGCAGCTCGCCATACAAAACCATTCGTTTTGGGTTTGTGATCTTGATTTTTTGTGTAGTGCCAAGAAGCTCTTCGCTTCCATCAACTTGAATTAAAAAGTTATTAAAGCTTCGCCCAGCAACGCCGCCGTTTGCTCTTAGCTCTTCAAAATATACATCAAAAATTTTATCTTTTTGTGCCGCCACGATCTCGTCTAAAATTTTATTGTGGCGATTTTGTAGGCGAGTAAGCCTTTCTGAAGCGGTTTTATCATCTATTTGATTTGTGAAAGTAGCTGCCTTTGTGAGCGGACGTGGCGAATACTTAAAACTAAAAATTTGCTCAAATCTAACTTGCTCAAGCACGTCCATCGTATCTTCAAACTCGCTATCACTCTCGCCTGGAAATGCAACAATGATATCAGTTGAGATGCTTACATCTGGGCACATCTTTCTAAGTCTTAATGCGCGGTCTAAAAACCACTCTTTTGTATATCCGCGCTTCATTTCGCGTAAGACTTTGGTGTTTCCGCTTTGAAGTGGCATGTGCATTGACTTGCAAATTTTTGGGTTATTAGTGAAAATTTCAAGAAATTTATCATCCATATGAAGTGGGTGTGGGCTTGTAAATCTTATCCTTTCAACGCCCTCTATCTCGCTTATCTTTACTAGCAGGTCGCTAAAATCAATATTTTCTTGCATGCCAGAAAATCTTTTGCCGTAGTTATTGACATTTTGCCCTAGTAAAAATATCTCTTTTGCACCGCTTTTTGCGGCCTTTTCTACCTCTTTTAAGATAAGGCTTGAAGGAATAGAAATTTCATCTCCTCTGGTGTGCGGGACGATGCAGTAGGTGCACTTTTTATCACAGCCGATCGAGATGTTTATGTGGCTTTTGTATGGCGAGCCTCTAAATTCGCCAAATGCGTATTCACTCTCGTCGTGGTTGATATCGGTTGAGATAAATTTAGGTGTATTTACAGCTTTTGTGATCTTGCTAACATTTCTTGCGCCAAGGACAAAGTCAACGTAAGGTGCGCGCTTAAAAATTTCGCTACCCAAATGGCTTGCAGTGCAACCGCAAACGCCTATTTTAGCTCCTCTTTTTTTGGCTTTTTCAAATGCGCCGACTTCACTAAAGAGCTTATGAACCGGTTTTTCACGAACCGAGCAAGTATTTATAAGGATTAAATCAGCTTCTTCGATATTTTGTGTTAAGGAGTAGTCTTCTTTTTGTGATAGCTCGGCTATGATATGCTCGCTGTCACGAACATTCATAGCACAGCCTAAAGTTTGGATAAAGAGTTTTTTACTCATTAAAGTATATGCACTTCATACATGTAGTCGCTATCATCAAGTCCGTATTTTACGGTTCTGTGATAGACGCTTAGCCCTTTTTCTTCAAAATGCTCTACTAGGGCGATTAGTTGTTTGTGTGTGTTTTCTTTATCAAAATAGAAAATTTTCTGACCCTCTTTTTCGACAGCTGCCTCTATTTTTTCTAGTGAAATCGTTTTTGGCTTTGCGTCTAATTCGGCTCTTGCAAGTTTTAGCTCCATTTTTAATCCTTTCAAAATCTTAAATTTTAATCGGTCAATATATCCAAAACATCATAAAAAAAGGATTAAATAAAAGTTGATAATAAGCTTAAAGTTATTAAAAGTATGGCTTATGTATAATTTCAAAACCTCACGAAAAATCCCCGAAATTTATCGTTACAATGGAGAAAAAATGGAAAGAATTTCAGATATCATCGAGTCAATTGCAAATGAGAAAAATTTAGAGATAGAAGATGTAAAAGAGCGTGTCATAAGAGCTTTGATAAACACTGCAAAAAGAGTTTATGGCGAAAATTATGAGTATGACGTGAGTATCGATGCAAATAAAAATTTAAAGCTTTATCAAAAAATTTCAATCGTAGCAAACGACGATGAGAGACTTGCTGAAGACAATGAACACTTTTTAAGCTTAAAAGAGGCTAAAAAGATAGATAGCGGCGTAGAGATCGGCGATGAGCTCACTTACGAACTAAGCCTTGATAACCTTGGCAGAACCGCCGCCCAAACGCTTCACAAGGAGCTTGAGTATCACATCCAGCGTCTAGTCGAAGAGAAAATTTTACAAAAATATAATGAGATGAGTGGTCACATGGTCTTTGGTCCGGTTGTTAGAGTCGATAACGATGAAAACACTTTTATCGAGATAGATGAGCTTCGTGCCATCTTACCACGCAAAAACCGCATAAAAGGCGAGAAATTTAAAGTGGGCGACGTGGTAAAAGCAGTCATTAGAAAAGTTTTTACAGATAAAAATTTAGGTATAAAGGTCGAGCTTTCAAGGACTTCACCTAAATTTCTTGAAGCGCTGCTAAATTCAGAAGTGCCAGAGATAAAAGACGGTGGTATCATCATACAAGGAAGCGCTAGGATCCCTGGTGAAAGGGCTAAAGTAGCGCTCATCTCAACTACTCCAAACATCGATCCAGTTGGCGCAACGGTCGGTACAAAGGGTGTTAGGATAAATGCCGTAAGCAAAGAGCTTCATGGTGAGAGTATCGACGCAATCGAATACACCACAGAGCCAGCGATCTTGGTGGCTCGCGCTATGGCGCCTGCGATCATCACATCTGTAAAGATCGAAGAAAATAAGGCAATCGTAACGCTTGCAAGCGAGCAAAAGAGCAAAGCTATCGGCAAAAACGGCATAAATATCCGCCTGGCAAGCATGCTAACTGGCTATGAGATCGAGCTAAATGAACTTGGCTCAAAAACTAGTAGCAATGCAGAAAATAATGAGCCAATCAAAGACTTAAAAGCACTTTTTGGCGATAACTAATGAAATTTCAAATAAGAAAAGCGACTAGAGCCGATATAGATGTAATTTGCGAGCTTGTAAGAGAGCTTGCTAGTTATGAGAATTTGAGCGATCAAGTCACTTTTACAAATGAAATTTTTGCAGACTCCATCTTTAATAAAAAACACGCAAAAGCCCTTATCTGCGAGAGTGAGGGCAGGGTGATAGGATATGCTATCTATTTTTATACATTTTCTACATTTTTGGGGCTTGGTGGGATCTATCTTGAGGACATTTATGTCAAAAAAGAGTTTAGAAATCAAGGTATCGGCAAGGCATTTTTTAAATTTTTAGCTCAAATTTGCAAGGATGAAAATTTAAAAAGGCTTGAGTGGTGCTGCCTAAACTGGAATGAGCCAAGTATTAAATTTTATGAAAGCTTGGGTGCTAAAAATCAATCTCTTGAGTGGAGAAACTACCGCTTGGACGGTGAAAATTTAGAAAAACTTTTAAATTTATAGTTTTTAATAAAAGCTCAAATTTGCTTTGAAATTTGAGCTTGTGGGTGATTAAAATTTATATGTATATCCCATGTAAATACCAACGTTTGTCTCTTTTATTTTTGCATTATCATATTTTGCTATAGAGCAACATTTTGTTCTATCGGCTTTTAAACCAAATTCAACTGCATTGTTTTCGTTGATAGAGTATTCAGCACCAATTCTTGCACCTAGCATCCAGCCATTTGTATTAGCTTTTTCCGAGCCATCATGAGTGTCAAATACATCCATTTTAAGCTTTGAGTAGCCAGTGTAGCCACCAAGAATTAATTTAAGATCTTTTGCTACGCTTGGAGTGTAGTCTGCTCCAACTATAAATTTGTGTGTTTTCCATTTTACTACTGTGCCGCCTTCATCGCCAAGTGACTTTTTGGCTTGAAAGTCGTAAATGTAAGCTCCATAAACTCTAAAACTATCAAAATCATAGCCAGCTTTTAGTCCAAAATTTGATGAGCTTATCAAACAGAGCGAGATGCTTGTAGGCGGGATATGTTATATAAAATTTAAAGCGAGATGATATAAGTTTTTAAAAGGTGGTTAACCACCTTTTGTTATTTTATTGCAATTATTTTTGTATCTTTTTGTTTAAGTTCTAGACTACCATCTACATTACATCTTGGATTTAAAGTTTCTAGAGTTGCCAAAACTTCTGTTTTATTACCTTCGCTTATGTCATCATATTTTTTTAAGATATACATATGTAGTATATTTTTAGGTATACTACCTTTTGGCATACTAAAAGCCACGGCTTTTACGTTAAATTTTCTAGATCAACCTTCGTATCTTTATCGACTATCAGATAACCTTTAATACCATCTTCTTTTAATTCATTTTTCTTGGTCTCTATATTATATTCCTAGTCAAAATTTACCCTTTTATAAACCCTTACTTCGCCTTTAAAATGTTTGATACTACCCATATCAGCTTTACAAATTTTAGCCAAAGTAGTTGGCTCACCACATCCAGTTAGAGCAAAAGTAAGTGTTGCTGTAATGACTGAAAAAAACGACTTTTGTTTTCATATTTTTCCTTTTTGTAAAAGTTAGAAATTCGGATTTTACAAAAAAATAAAACTGAAAAAATTAAACTAATAAATTTATGAAATATTTTTTGATAAATTTGGTGTAAAAAAGAAATTTGAGCTCAAAGCAAGTGCTTCAAGCTCAGTTAATTTTACTCGTTTAGGATAGAGAGAAGCTCTTTGTTATCTTTTGTTTTTAGCATTTTTGCGTATAAGAATTTAAGCGCTTCGACATCGTCCATTGTCGCGATCGCAGAGCGAATAGCCCAAATTTTTTGAAGCTCATCAGGTTTTTGAAGTAGCTCTTCTTTTCTGGTGCCTGATTTTAGCACGTTGATAGCTGGGTAAATTCTGCGGTCTGAGATGTTACGGTCAAGCACGATCTCGCTGTTTCCAGTGCCTTTAAACTCTTCAAATATAACTTCGTCCATACGTGAGCCAGTGTCGATAAGAGCGGTTGCGATGATGGTTAGAGAGCCGCCGTGCTCTATGTTTCTAGCTGCACCAAAGAAGCGTTTTGGTTTGTGAAGCGCGTTTGCATCCACGCCGCCTGTTAGCACCTTGCCACTTGGCGGGGTTACTGTGTTGTAGGCGCGTGCTAGACGGGTTATACTATCAAGCAAGATGATGACATCTTTACCCATCTCAACTAGACGTTTTGCCTTTTCGATGACTAGCTCTGCTACGCGGACGTGGTTAAGCGCTGGCAGGTCAAATGTCGAGCTAAATACCTCGCCTTTTACGCAGCGCTGCATGTCTGTAACTTCTTCTGGTCTCTCATCTACCAAAAGCACCATTA is a genomic window containing:
- a CDS encoding tetratricopeptide repeat protein, with amino-acid sequence MKKVLKFGLILAMGFMLSGCWSWQKMVSFGFWQSDEEARTERIELEKEKMMQNCESGNNIDCNNLAVNFSNEKDFVKAKDYYEKACNAGLATACSNLGQIYEQGLVNEQKDMEKALKLYKLACDSGDGVGCYNEAMGLKSYIESENLKTHKIDRNKAEARVLRLLAKSCELEYAQSCFLLAKLSGDETKADALYKRACQLGKCVDRK
- a CDS encoding lysophospholipid acyltransferase family protein encodes the protein MASCKFKNVFEKVALSIGVFFIYILMWLIFLTCKKSYTPNFLPQNGCVVVFWHGRLSFMSFAYRRWWSRQNRKQGKVIISDHKDGELITRIIKFFGIGTIRGSSSKGGARALIEALREIKQGHDVIITPDGPRGPRHSVADGAAVIAQKSSCEIYALNFETSSFWEFKSWDKMILPKPFSTINFSLSAPFSVANLDQKEAKEKIQNELWQASQNDGGKSVEQNQEDFRANLKIWWKKYAHKNPQIRDEIKEILDEIYEK
- the miaB gene encoding tRNA (N6-isopentenyl adenosine(37)-C2)-methylthiotransferase MiaB, coding for MSKKLFIQTLGCAMNVRDSEHIIAELSQKEDYSLTQNIEEADLILINTCSVREKPVHKLFSEVGAFEKAKKRGAKIGVCGCTASHLGSEIFKRAPYVDFVLGARNVSKITKAVNTPKFISTDINHDESEYAFGEFRGSPYKSHINISIGCDKKCTYCIVPHTRGDEISIPSSLILKEVEKAAKSGAKEIFLLGQNVNNYGKRFSGMQENIDFSDLLVKISEIEGVERIRFTSPHPLHMDDKFLEIFTNNPKICKSMHMPLQSGNTKVLREMKRGYTKEWFLDRALRLRKMCPDVSISTDIIVAFPGESDSEFEDTMDVLEQVRFEQIFSFKYSPRPLTKAATFTNQIDDKTASERLTRLQNRHNKILDEIVAAQKDKIFDVYFEELRANGGVAGRSFNNFLIQVDGSEELLGTTQKIKITNPKRMVLYGELQI
- a CDS encoding HP0268 family nuclease, which produces MELKLARAELDAKPKTISLEKIEAAVEKEGQKIFYFDKENTHKQLIALVEHFEEKGLSVYHRTVKYGLDDSDYMYEVHIL
- the nusA gene encoding transcription termination factor NusA, translated to MERISDIIESIANEKNLEIEDVKERVIRALINTAKRVYGENYEYDVSIDANKNLKLYQKISIVANDDERLAEDNEHFLSLKEAKKIDSGVEIGDELTYELSLDNLGRTAAQTLHKELEYHIQRLVEEKILQKYNEMSGHMVFGPVVRVDNDENTFIEIDELRAILPRKNRIKGEKFKVGDVVKAVIRKVFTDKNLGIKVELSRTSPKFLEALLNSEVPEIKDGGIIIQGSARIPGERAKVALISTTPNIDPVGATVGTKGVRINAVSKELHGESIDAIEYTTEPAILVARAMAPAIITSVKIEENKAIVTLASEQKSKAIGKNGINIRLASMLTGYEIELNELGSKTSSNAENNEPIKDLKALFGDN
- a CDS encoding GNAT family N-acetyltransferase; translated protein: MKFQIRKATRADIDVICELVRELASYENLSDQVTFTNEIFADSIFNKKHAKALICESEGRVIGYAIYFYTFSTFLGLGGIYLEDIYVKKEFRNQGIGKAFFKFLAQICKDENLKRLEWCCLNWNEPSIKFYESLGAKNQSLEWRNYRLDGENLEKLLNL
- a CDS encoding outer membrane beta-barrel protein, producing MISSSNFGLKAGYDFDSFRVYGAYIYDFQAKKSLGDEGGTVVKWKTHKFIVGADYTPSVAKDLKLILGGYTGYSKLKMDVFDTHDGSEKANTNGWMLGARIGAEYSINENNAVEFGLKADRTKCCSIAKYDNAKIKETNVGIYMGYTYKF